A genomic stretch from Argiope bruennichi chromosome 2, qqArgBrue1.1, whole genome shotgun sequence includes:
- the LOC129962068 gene encoding uncharacterized protein LOC129962068, whose amino-acid sequence MVETPPPKARSSSYLLVGGIFAFLASIILFISFCSPYWMESYPETYSEFVRMGLWNFCFKNYRHPSYQYDELFDGCHWVFSYKYQNIRDWMQPAWLIFVQAVMSLSVIFALLALIFISVILMRFLIKLEVFFIGAAFVCEAIISVIMFLGVSVFGGMCYNRSWLQYPSFNHLSWAYGLAVVSMFFHMFSAAYLYADTKRAQDYRRRASNLVYNMQPRF is encoded by the exons ATGGTTGAAACTCCTCCGCCAAAAGCTAGATCATCATCATACCTCTTAGTTGGAGGTATATTTGCTTTTCTGGCTTCCATTATCCTTTTCATTTCGTTCTGTAGTCCCTACTGGATGGAATCATATCCTGAAACATATTCTGAATTTGTTCGTATGGGGCTCtggaatttttgctttaaaaattatcgtCATCCATCATATCAGTATGATGAACTTTTTGATGGCTGTCATTGGGTTTTCAGTTATAAGTATCAGAACATCAGAGATTGGATGCAACCAG caTGGCTCATATTTGTGCAAGCTGTTATGTCTCTGTCAGTCATATTTGCATTATTAGCCTTGATCTTTATCAGTGTTATTCTTATGCGCTTTTTAATTAAACTGGAAGTATTTTTCATTGGAGCTGCATTTGTTTGTGAAGCAATTATAA GTGTCATCATGTTTTTGGGAGTCAGTGTATTTGGAGGTATGTGTTACAACAGATCATGGCTGCAGTATCCATCTTTCAATCACCTCTCTTGGGCATATGGACTCGCAGTTGTATCAATGTTTTTCCATATGTTTTCTGCTGCTTATTTGTATGCAGATACCAAAAGAGCTCAAGACTACAGACGACGTGCAAGCAATTTAGTATATAATATGCAGCCAAGATTTTGA
- the LOC129989163 gene encoding TM2 domain-containing protein 3-like, with protein sequence MTTSSEITLIFLFVLCIGGIGERSSRKHTIFAPSSSHALRHSAKRHMLAHVENGDNSSSIVIDYTKLYSDSLIQPFASIKAESNHTTTSSLTTESISDSCQTNAPCYTLSGSCIKCTFNYSCIYGEDTNITCEAINAKCTGNRTFIKTHVCRYCYQTPSHEHTCQRNTSCHVVSAPRQRYVTKCTVKPHVLCLGNKNFAKHVPCNWTKGYSWGTALLLSIVFGGFGVDRFYLGMWQEGIGKLFSFGGLGVWTLIDVILIATGYLGPADHSLYIRN encoded by the exons ATGACCACCAGTAGCGaaattactttgatatttttatttgttttgtgcaTTGGAGGTATTGGAGAAAGAAGTTCTAGAAAAC ATACTATATTTGCACCAAGTTCTTCTCATGCTTTACGTCATTCTGCTAAGAGGCACATGCTTGCTCATGTTGAAAATGGAGATAATTCTTCATCCATAGTAATAGATTATACAAAACTTTATTCAGACTCTCTGATCCAGCCTTTTGCTTCTATTAAAGCTGAAAGCAATCACACTACAACATCGAGCCTGACTACTGAAAGTATTTCTGATAGTTGTCAAACCAATGCTCCCTGTTACACTTTGAGTGGAAGCTGTATAAAGTGCACTTTTAATTATTCATGTATATATGGAGAAGATACTAATATAACTTGTGAAGCTATAAATGCAAAATGTACA GGTAATCGAACTTTTATTAAGACTCATGTTTGTCGTTACTGTTATCAGACTCCAAGTCATGAACATACTTGTCAACGAAATACATCTTGCCATGTTGTAAGTGCTCCTCGCCAAAGATATGTAACTAAATGTACGGTAAAGCCTCATGTTTTATGTTTAG gtaataaaaattttgctaagcATGTGCCATGCAACTGGACAAAAGGATACAGCTGGGGAACAGCTCTACTTTTGAG cattGTCTTTGGTGGCTTTGGTGTAGACCGTTTCTATTTGGGAATGTGGCAAGAAGGAATTGGAAAACTTTTCAGTTTTGGTGGCTTAGGAGTGTGGACTCTCATTGATGTTATATTAATAGCAACTGGATATTTAGGACCTGCAGACCATTCACTTTATATAAGAAATTGA